Proteins encoded in a region of the Mucispirillum schaedleri ASF457 genome:
- a CDS encoding threonine/serine ThrE exporter family protein — translation MKTADIKELSNFLLDYAVMLMRSGANTERTVRNVTRISKSFGYEAAIAIFQRNITMTIKDTADTSKGCTSVKQQMQPHLSLSIVNDLSALSWQSFDTNMSLKEVKERYSEIVSKAHSSNFIVLLFASFAIAAFCELFGGDYYAMLIVFLSTLVAFSLRLFLLKLKFDVRAMITAVSFTASFTAYLIGTFLISTNTLNVAVSTSVLFLIPGVHIINSVTDILDGHVMTGIARAVSSIILVICIAIGLYATLSLTNWLFL, via the coding sequence ATGAAAACTGCAGACATTAAAGAATTAAGTAATTTTTTACTTGATTATGCTGTTATGTTAATGCGTTCAGGAGCAAATACTGAAAGAACTGTCCGCAATGTTACAAGGATAAGTAAATCCTTTGGCTATGAAGCAGCCATAGCAATCTTTCAAAGAAATATTACAATGACTATTAAAGATACAGCAGATACTTCTAAGGGATGCACTTCTGTAAAGCAGCAGATGCAGCCCCATTTAAGCTTAAGCATAGTAAATGATTTAAGTGCATTAAGCTGGCAGTCATTTGATACTAATATGTCTTTAAAAGAAGTGAAAGAAAGGTATAGTGAAATTGTGTCAAAGGCACATTCATCTAATTTTATAGTATTGCTTTTTGCATCATTTGCCATTGCTGCATTTTGTGAGCTTTTTGGCGGTGATTATTATGCTATGCTTATAGTTTTTCTTTCTACACTTGTGGCTTTTTCTTTAAGACTTTTTCTGCTTAAATTAAAATTTGATGTAAGAGCTATGATAACAGCTGTTTCATTTACTGCATCGTTTACTGCATATTTAATTGGAACATTTCTTATATCTACAAATACATTAAATGTAGCAGTATCTACAAGTGTATTATTTTTAATACCCGGAGTTCATATAATAAATTCTGTTACAGATATACTTGACGGCCATGTTATGACAGGTATAGCAAGGGCAGTAAGCTCTATAATACTGGTTATATGTATAGCAATAGGTCTTTATGCAACATTATCTTTAACAAACTGGTTATTTTTATGA
- a CDS encoding threonine/serine exporter family protein, with protein MIHTILYSLNEALFAAIAAVGFALISDPPKRLIIYTAILAAAGRGCRYFLITHYGIGISTSTLIAAVIIGFLGLYMANKLRCSMEVISFPALLPMIPGLYAYETILSIVKYSQASTIIAKQEILINIFDNGITALFIITALAVGVTIPLLIFYEKSFTMTRKKKEK; from the coding sequence ATGATACATACAATATTATACTCATTAAATGAAGCACTTTTTGCAGCCATTGCTGCTGTTGGTTTTGCATTAATCAGCGACCCGCCTAAAAGGCTTATTATATATACAGCCATTTTGGCAGCAGCTGGCAGAGGATGCAGATATTTTTTAATAACACATTATGGGATAGGAATATCAACATCTACATTAATTGCAGCTGTTATAATAGGCTTTTTAGGGCTTTATATGGCTAATAAATTAAGATGCTCTATGGAAGTTATTTCATTTCCTGCACTTCTTCCTATGATACCGGGACTTTATGCTTATGAAACTATTTTATCCATAGTAAAATACAGTCAGGCATCAACTATTATTGCCAAACAGGAAATACTTATAAATATTTTTGATAACGGTATTACTGCATTGTTTATTATTACCGCACTGGCAGTAGGGGTTACTATCCCTCTTTTAATTTTCTATGAAAAATCATTTACAATGACAAGGAAAAAGAAAGAGAAATAA
- the flgB gene encoding flagellar basal body rod protein FlgB, whose translation MIGIFDKTKVNDLNFALDTLSVKNNGISRNIANQDTPKYKAVKLVFSEVMEEYYSNANNPVSLKRTNSMHMPLGDEELDPRTLVRFQNNPSIKNDGNDVNLDYEMSQQAEAELRYKLLSQIAGKKVTGLVELTRTQAQ comes from the coding sequence ATGATAGGGATTTTTGATAAAACAAAAGTAAATGATTTAAACTTTGCTCTTGATACTTTATCAGTAAAAAACAACGGTATATCAAGAAACATTGCAAATCAGGATACTCCAAAATATAAAGCTGTTAAACTTGTTTTCAGTGAAGTTATGGAAGAGTATTACTCTAATGCAAATAATCCTGTATCACTTAAACGCACTAATTCAATGCACATGCCATTAGGTGACGAAGAATTAGACCCTAGGACATTAGTTCGTTTCCAAAATAACCCATCTATAAAAAATGACGGAAACGATGTTAATCTGGATTATGAAATGAGCCAGCAGGCAGAAGCAGAGTTAAGATATAAACTGCTTTCTCAAATAGCCGGCAAAAAAGTAACAGGTCTTGTTGAATTAACAAGAACACAGGCTCAGTAA
- the flgC gene encoding flagellar basal body rod protein FlgC: MSYFDVLDVAATGLSAQRIRMSVLSSNMANANTTRTEDGGPYRKKNVIFKQVLTGEHKGGVQVDKIYEDTKPPRLQYDPTHPDANEEGYVAMPNISPVEEMVNLLEAARAYESNLTILQSAKQLSNAALEIGRQ; encoded by the coding sequence ATGAGTTATTTTGATGTATTAGATGTGGCAGCCACAGGGCTTTCTGCACAAAGAATAAGAATGAGTGTATTATCTTCAAATATGGCAAATGCTAACACTACACGCACAGAAGACGGCGGACCATACAGGAAGAAAAATGTTATATTTAAACAAGTTTTAACAGGCGAGCATAAAGGCGGTGTTCAGGTGGATAAAATATATGAAGATACTAAACCACCTCGTTTGCAGTATGACCCAACCCATCCAGATGCAAACGAAGAAGGTTATGTTGCTATGCCTAACATAAGCCCTGTTGAAGAAATGGTAAACCTTTTAGAAGCAGCAAGAGCTTATGAATCAAACTTAACTATTTTGCAGTCAGCTAAACAATTATCTAATGCTGCACTGGAAATTGGACGACAATAA
- the fliE gene encoding flagellar hook-basal body complex protein FliE: MADINKLDILLPNSLETNYSSTQQPSVVEGDSFSDILKTALNNVDSAQHNATAAIQQALNGENTDVHDTMIAMQKADTSLKMMMEVRNKLLSAYQEVIKTQV, translated from the coding sequence ATGGCTGATATTAATAAACTGGATATTTTACTTCCAAACAGTCTTGAAACAAATTACAGCTCTACACAGCAGCCTTCTGTTGTGGAAGGGGACAGTTTCTCTGATATTTTGAAAACAGCACTTAATAATGTGGATTCTGCTCAGCATAATGCAACAGCAGCTATTCAGCAGGCACTTAATGGTGAAAATACTGATGTGCATGATACAATGATAGCTATGCAGAAAGCTGATACATCACTTAAAATGATGATGGAAGTCCGTAATAAATTATTATCTGCTTATCAAGAAGTTATTAAAACTCAAGTGTAG